A single genomic interval of Anser cygnoides isolate HZ-2024a breed goose chromosome 7, Taihu_goose_T2T_genome, whole genome shotgun sequence harbors:
- the NT5C2 gene encoding cytosolic purine 5'-nucleotidase isoform X3 produces the protein MEKVGVPSSLVTDSYHDPGNRVFVNRSLAMEKIKCFGFDMDYTLAVYKSPEYESLGFDLTVERLVSIGYPHELLNFVYDPAFPTRGLVFDTHYGNLLKVDAYGNLLVCAHGFNFLRGPETREQYPNKFIQRDDTDRFYILNTLFNLPETYLLACLVDFFTNCDRYTSCETGFKDGDLFMSFRSMFQDVRDAVDWVHYKGSLKEKTLENLEKYVVKDGKLPLLLSRMNEVGKVFLVTNSDYKYTDKIMTYLFDFPHGPKPGSAHRPWQSYFDLILVDARKPLFFGEGTVLRQVDTVTGKLKIGTYTGPLQHGIVYSGGSSDTVCDLLGAKGKDILYIGDHIFGDILKSKKRQGWRTFLVIPELAQELHVWTDKSALFEELQSLDIFLAELYKHLDSSSNERPDISSIQRRIKKVTHDMDMCYGMMGSLFRSGSRQTLFASQVMRYADLYAASFINLLYYPFSYLFRAAHVLMPHESTVEHTHVDINEKESPMATRNRTSVDFKDSDYKRHQLTRSISEIKPPNLFPQAPQEITHCHDEDDDEEEEEEEEEEEEE, from the exons TGTATAAATCCCCTGAATACGAATCTCTTGGATTTGACCTGACCGTAGAAAGATTAGTTTCCATTGGATACCCTCATGAGCTGCTCAATTTTGTGTATGATCCTGCATTCCCTACCAG GGGCCTGGTGTTTGATACCCACTATGGAAACCTGCTGAAAGTTGATGCCTATGGAAACCTCCTGGTGTGTGCACATGGCTTTAATTTCCTCAGAGG GCCTGAAACGCGGGAACAATACCCAAACAAATTTATCCAGAGGGATGACACAGACAGGTTTTACATTCTGAACACGTTGTTCAATCTACCAG agaCCTACCTTTTGGCTTGCCTAGTGGATTTCTTTACTAACTGTGACCGGTACACTAG CTGTGAAACAGGGTTTAAAGATGGAGACCTCTTCATGTCCTTCAGGAGTATGTTCCAAGATGTCAGAGATGCTGTTGACTGGGTTCATTACAAG GGATCGCTCAAGGAAAAGACCCTTGAGAATCTGGAAAAGTACGTGGTGAAAGAT GGgaagctgcctctgctgctcagCCGCATGAATGAAGTCGGAAAGGTGTTCCTGGTCACAAACAGCGACTACAAATATACAGAT aaaatTATGACCTACTTGTTTGACTTTCCACATGGACCAAAG CCTGGGAGTGCCCACCGGCCGTGGCAGTCCTACTTTGACCTGATCCTCGTGGATGCCCGAAAACCCCTCTTCTTTGGGGAGGGCACCGTGTTGCGGCAGGTGGACACG GTGACCGGGAAGCTGAAGATTGGTACCTACACTGGCCCACTGCAGCATGGCATCGTGTACTCTGGAG GCTCCTCAGACACAGTCTGTGACCTGCTGGGGGCCAAAGGGAAGGATATCTTGTACATCGGAGACCACATCTTTGGGGACATCCTCAAATCCAAGAAGCGCCAGGGCTGGAGGACCTTCCTGGTGATCCCCGAGCTGGCGCAGGAGCTGCACGTCTGGACTGACAAAAGCG CCctttttgaagagctgcagagccTGGACATTTTCTTGGCCGAGTTATACAA GCATCTGGACAGTAGCAGCAATGAACGCCCTGACATCAGCTCCATCCAGAGACGCATTAAG AAAGTGACCCACGACATGGACATGTGCTACGGGATGATGGGCAGCCTCTTCCGCAGCGGCTCCCGGCAGACGTTGTTTGCCAGCCAGGTGATGCGCTACGCCGACCTCTACGCAGCCTCCTTCATCAACCTCCTCTACTACCCCTTCAGCTACCTCTTCAGAGCCGCGCACGTCCTG ATGCCACACGAGTCCACGGTAGAGCACACGCACGTTGACATCAACGAGAAGGAGTCGCCGATGGCCACGCGCAATCGCACCTCAGTGGATTTTAAAGATTCCGACTACAAGCGGCATCAACTGACCCGCTCCATCAGTGAGATCAAACCGCCCAACCTCTTCCCCCAGGCACCTCAGGAAATCACACACTGCCACGATGAAGATGacgatgaggaagaggaggaggaggaagaagaggaggaagaggaataa
- the NT5C2 gene encoding cytosolic purine 5'-nucleotidase isoform X2, which produces MLQGLNLKERTKLDSPGWTKNVASVSQRVFVNRSLAMEKIKCFGFDMDYTLAVYKSPEYESLGFDLTVERLVSIGYPHELLNFVYDPAFPTRGLVFDTHYGNLLKVDAYGNLLVCAHGFNFLRGPETREQYPNKFIQRDDTDRFYILNTLFNLPETYLLACLVDFFTNCDRYTSCETGFKDGDLFMSFRSMFQDVRDAVDWVHYKGSLKEKTLENLEKYVVKDGKLPLLLSRMNEVGKVFLVTNSDYKYTDKIMTYLFDFPHGPKPGSAHRPWQSYFDLILVDARKPLFFGEGTVLRQVDTVTGKLKIGTYTGPLQHGIVYSGGSSDTVCDLLGAKGKDILYIGDHIFGDILKSKKRQGWRTFLVIPELAQELHVWTDKSALFEELQSLDIFLAELYKHLDSSSNERPDISSIQRRIKKVTHDMDMCYGMMGSLFRSGSRQTLFASQVMRYADLYAASFINLLYYPFSYLFRAAHVLMPHESTVEHTHVDINEKESPMATRNRTSVDFKDSDYKRHQLTRSISEIKPPNLFPQAPQEITHCHDEDDDEEEEEEEEEEEEE; this is translated from the exons TGTATAAATCCCCTGAATACGAATCTCTTGGATTTGACCTGACCGTAGAAAGATTAGTTTCCATTGGATACCCTCATGAGCTGCTCAATTTTGTGTATGATCCTGCATTCCCTACCAG GGGCCTGGTGTTTGATACCCACTATGGAAACCTGCTGAAAGTTGATGCCTATGGAAACCTCCTGGTGTGTGCACATGGCTTTAATTTCCTCAGAGG GCCTGAAACGCGGGAACAATACCCAAACAAATTTATCCAGAGGGATGACACAGACAGGTTTTACATTCTGAACACGTTGTTCAATCTACCAG agaCCTACCTTTTGGCTTGCCTAGTGGATTTCTTTACTAACTGTGACCGGTACACTAG CTGTGAAACAGGGTTTAAAGATGGAGACCTCTTCATGTCCTTCAGGAGTATGTTCCAAGATGTCAGAGATGCTGTTGACTGGGTTCATTACAAG GGATCGCTCAAGGAAAAGACCCTTGAGAATCTGGAAAAGTACGTGGTGAAAGAT GGgaagctgcctctgctgctcagCCGCATGAATGAAGTCGGAAAGGTGTTCCTGGTCACAAACAGCGACTACAAATATACAGAT aaaatTATGACCTACTTGTTTGACTTTCCACATGGACCAAAG CCTGGGAGTGCCCACCGGCCGTGGCAGTCCTACTTTGACCTGATCCTCGTGGATGCCCGAAAACCCCTCTTCTTTGGGGAGGGCACCGTGTTGCGGCAGGTGGACACG GTGACCGGGAAGCTGAAGATTGGTACCTACACTGGCCCACTGCAGCATGGCATCGTGTACTCTGGAG GCTCCTCAGACACAGTCTGTGACCTGCTGGGGGCCAAAGGGAAGGATATCTTGTACATCGGAGACCACATCTTTGGGGACATCCTCAAATCCAAGAAGCGCCAGGGCTGGAGGACCTTCCTGGTGATCCCCGAGCTGGCGCAGGAGCTGCACGTCTGGACTGACAAAAGCG CCctttttgaagagctgcagagccTGGACATTTTCTTGGCCGAGTTATACAA GCATCTGGACAGTAGCAGCAATGAACGCCCTGACATCAGCTCCATCCAGAGACGCATTAAG AAAGTGACCCACGACATGGACATGTGCTACGGGATGATGGGCAGCCTCTTCCGCAGCGGCTCCCGGCAGACGTTGTTTGCCAGCCAGGTGATGCGCTACGCCGACCTCTACGCAGCCTCCTTCATCAACCTCCTCTACTACCCCTTCAGCTACCTCTTCAGAGCCGCGCACGTCCTG ATGCCACACGAGTCCACGGTAGAGCACACGCACGTTGACATCAACGAGAAGGAGTCGCCGATGGCCACGCGCAATCGCACCTCAGTGGATTTTAAAGATTCCGACTACAAGCGGCATCAACTGACCCGCTCCATCAGTGAGATCAAACCGCCCAACCTCTTCCCCCAGGCACCTCAGGAAATCACACACTGCCACGATGAAGATGacgatgaggaagaggaggaggaggaagaagaggaggaagaggaataa
- the NT5C2 gene encoding cytosolic purine 5'-nucleotidase isoform X4, giving the protein MALLQENPGQKQKLSSVFRVFVNRSLAMEKIKCFGFDMDYTLAVYKSPEYESLGFDLTVERLVSIGYPHELLNFVYDPAFPTRGLVFDTHYGNLLKVDAYGNLLVCAHGFNFLRGPETREQYPNKFIQRDDTDRFYILNTLFNLPETYLLACLVDFFTNCDRYTSCETGFKDGDLFMSFRSMFQDVRDAVDWVHYKGSLKEKTLENLEKYVVKDGKLPLLLSRMNEVGKVFLVTNSDYKYTDKIMTYLFDFPHGPKPGSAHRPWQSYFDLILVDARKPLFFGEGTVLRQVDTVTGKLKIGTYTGPLQHGIVYSGGSSDTVCDLLGAKGKDILYIGDHIFGDILKSKKRQGWRTFLVIPELAQELHVWTDKSALFEELQSLDIFLAELYKHLDSSSNERPDISSIQRRIKKVTHDMDMCYGMMGSLFRSGSRQTLFASQVMRYADLYAASFINLLYYPFSYLFRAAHVLMPHESTVEHTHVDINEKESPMATRNRTSVDFKDSDYKRHQLTRSISEIKPPNLFPQAPQEITHCHDEDDDEEEEEEEEEEEEE; this is encoded by the exons TGTATAAATCCCCTGAATACGAATCTCTTGGATTTGACCTGACCGTAGAAAGATTAGTTTCCATTGGATACCCTCATGAGCTGCTCAATTTTGTGTATGATCCTGCATTCCCTACCAG GGGCCTGGTGTTTGATACCCACTATGGAAACCTGCTGAAAGTTGATGCCTATGGAAACCTCCTGGTGTGTGCACATGGCTTTAATTTCCTCAGAGG GCCTGAAACGCGGGAACAATACCCAAACAAATTTATCCAGAGGGATGACACAGACAGGTTTTACATTCTGAACACGTTGTTCAATCTACCAG agaCCTACCTTTTGGCTTGCCTAGTGGATTTCTTTACTAACTGTGACCGGTACACTAG CTGTGAAACAGGGTTTAAAGATGGAGACCTCTTCATGTCCTTCAGGAGTATGTTCCAAGATGTCAGAGATGCTGTTGACTGGGTTCATTACAAG GGATCGCTCAAGGAAAAGACCCTTGAGAATCTGGAAAAGTACGTGGTGAAAGAT GGgaagctgcctctgctgctcagCCGCATGAATGAAGTCGGAAAGGTGTTCCTGGTCACAAACAGCGACTACAAATATACAGAT aaaatTATGACCTACTTGTTTGACTTTCCACATGGACCAAAG CCTGGGAGTGCCCACCGGCCGTGGCAGTCCTACTTTGACCTGATCCTCGTGGATGCCCGAAAACCCCTCTTCTTTGGGGAGGGCACCGTGTTGCGGCAGGTGGACACG GTGACCGGGAAGCTGAAGATTGGTACCTACACTGGCCCACTGCAGCATGGCATCGTGTACTCTGGAG GCTCCTCAGACACAGTCTGTGACCTGCTGGGGGCCAAAGGGAAGGATATCTTGTACATCGGAGACCACATCTTTGGGGACATCCTCAAATCCAAGAAGCGCCAGGGCTGGAGGACCTTCCTGGTGATCCCCGAGCTGGCGCAGGAGCTGCACGTCTGGACTGACAAAAGCG CCctttttgaagagctgcagagccTGGACATTTTCTTGGCCGAGTTATACAA GCATCTGGACAGTAGCAGCAATGAACGCCCTGACATCAGCTCCATCCAGAGACGCATTAAG AAAGTGACCCACGACATGGACATGTGCTACGGGATGATGGGCAGCCTCTTCCGCAGCGGCTCCCGGCAGACGTTGTTTGCCAGCCAGGTGATGCGCTACGCCGACCTCTACGCAGCCTCCTTCATCAACCTCCTCTACTACCCCTTCAGCTACCTCTTCAGAGCCGCGCACGTCCTG ATGCCACACGAGTCCACGGTAGAGCACACGCACGTTGACATCAACGAGAAGGAGTCGCCGATGGCCACGCGCAATCGCACCTCAGTGGATTTTAAAGATTCCGACTACAAGCGGCATCAACTGACCCGCTCCATCAGTGAGATCAAACCGCCCAACCTCTTCCCCCAGGCACCTCAGGAAATCACACACTGCCACGATGAAGATGacgatgaggaagaggaggaggaggaagaagaggaggaagaggaataa
- the NT5C2 gene encoding cytosolic purine 5'-nucleotidase isoform X5 has translation MRVFVNRSLAMEKIKCFGFDMDYTLAVYKSPEYESLGFDLTVERLVSIGYPHELLNFVYDPAFPTRGLVFDTHYGNLLKVDAYGNLLVCAHGFNFLRGPETREQYPNKFIQRDDTDRFYILNTLFNLPETYLLACLVDFFTNCDRYTSCETGFKDGDLFMSFRSMFQDVRDAVDWVHYKGSLKEKTLENLEKYVVKDGKLPLLLSRMNEVGKVFLVTNSDYKYTDKIMTYLFDFPHGPKPGSAHRPWQSYFDLILVDARKPLFFGEGTVLRQVDTVTGKLKIGTYTGPLQHGIVYSGGSSDTVCDLLGAKGKDILYIGDHIFGDILKSKKRQGWRTFLVIPELAQELHVWTDKSALFEELQSLDIFLAELYKHLDSSSNERPDISSIQRRIKKVTHDMDMCYGMMGSLFRSGSRQTLFASQVMRYADLYAASFINLLYYPFSYLFRAAHVLMPHESTVEHTHVDINEKESPMATRNRTSVDFKDSDYKRHQLTRSISEIKPPNLFPQAPQEITHCHDEDDDEEEEEEEEEEEEE, from the exons TGTATAAATCCCCTGAATACGAATCTCTTGGATTTGACCTGACCGTAGAAAGATTAGTTTCCATTGGATACCCTCATGAGCTGCTCAATTTTGTGTATGATCCTGCATTCCCTACCAG GGGCCTGGTGTTTGATACCCACTATGGAAACCTGCTGAAAGTTGATGCCTATGGAAACCTCCTGGTGTGTGCACATGGCTTTAATTTCCTCAGAGG GCCTGAAACGCGGGAACAATACCCAAACAAATTTATCCAGAGGGATGACACAGACAGGTTTTACATTCTGAACACGTTGTTCAATCTACCAG agaCCTACCTTTTGGCTTGCCTAGTGGATTTCTTTACTAACTGTGACCGGTACACTAG CTGTGAAACAGGGTTTAAAGATGGAGACCTCTTCATGTCCTTCAGGAGTATGTTCCAAGATGTCAGAGATGCTGTTGACTGGGTTCATTACAAG GGATCGCTCAAGGAAAAGACCCTTGAGAATCTGGAAAAGTACGTGGTGAAAGAT GGgaagctgcctctgctgctcagCCGCATGAATGAAGTCGGAAAGGTGTTCCTGGTCACAAACAGCGACTACAAATATACAGAT aaaatTATGACCTACTTGTTTGACTTTCCACATGGACCAAAG CCTGGGAGTGCCCACCGGCCGTGGCAGTCCTACTTTGACCTGATCCTCGTGGATGCCCGAAAACCCCTCTTCTTTGGGGAGGGCACCGTGTTGCGGCAGGTGGACACG GTGACCGGGAAGCTGAAGATTGGTACCTACACTGGCCCACTGCAGCATGGCATCGTGTACTCTGGAG GCTCCTCAGACACAGTCTGTGACCTGCTGGGGGCCAAAGGGAAGGATATCTTGTACATCGGAGACCACATCTTTGGGGACATCCTCAAATCCAAGAAGCGCCAGGGCTGGAGGACCTTCCTGGTGATCCCCGAGCTGGCGCAGGAGCTGCACGTCTGGACTGACAAAAGCG CCctttttgaagagctgcagagccTGGACATTTTCTTGGCCGAGTTATACAA GCATCTGGACAGTAGCAGCAATGAACGCCCTGACATCAGCTCCATCCAGAGACGCATTAAG AAAGTGACCCACGACATGGACATGTGCTACGGGATGATGGGCAGCCTCTTCCGCAGCGGCTCCCGGCAGACGTTGTTTGCCAGCCAGGTGATGCGCTACGCCGACCTCTACGCAGCCTCCTTCATCAACCTCCTCTACTACCCCTTCAGCTACCTCTTCAGAGCCGCGCACGTCCTG ATGCCACACGAGTCCACGGTAGAGCACACGCACGTTGACATCAACGAGAAGGAGTCGCCGATGGCCACGCGCAATCGCACCTCAGTGGATTTTAAAGATTCCGACTACAAGCGGCATCAACTGACCCGCTCCATCAGTGAGATCAAACCGCCCAACCTCTTCCCCCAGGCACCTCAGGAAATCACACACTGCCACGATGAAGATGacgatgaggaagaggaggaggaggaagaagaggaggaagaggaataa
- the NT5C2 gene encoding cytosolic purine 5'-nucleotidase isoform X6 has product MSFRSMFQDVRDAVDWVHYKGSLKEKTLENLEKYVVKDGKLPLLLSRMNEVGKVFLVTNSDYKYTDKIMTYLFDFPHGPKPGSAHRPWQSYFDLILVDARKPLFFGEGTVLRQVDTVTGKLKIGTYTGPLQHGIVYSGGSSDTVCDLLGAKGKDILYIGDHIFGDILKSKKRQGWRTFLVIPELAQELHVWTDKSALFEELQSLDIFLAELYKHLDSSSNERPDISSIQRRIKKVTHDMDMCYGMMGSLFRSGSRQTLFASQVMRYADLYAASFINLLYYPFSYLFRAAHVLMPHESTVEHTHVDINEKESPMATRNRTSVDFKDSDYKRHQLTRSISEIKPPNLFPQAPQEITHCHDEDDDEEEEEEEEEEEEE; this is encoded by the exons ATGTCCTTCAGGAGTATGTTCCAAGATGTCAGAGATGCTGTTGACTGGGTTCATTACAAG GGATCGCTCAAGGAAAAGACCCTTGAGAATCTGGAAAAGTACGTGGTGAAAGAT GGgaagctgcctctgctgctcagCCGCATGAATGAAGTCGGAAAGGTGTTCCTGGTCACAAACAGCGACTACAAATATACAGAT aaaatTATGACCTACTTGTTTGACTTTCCACATGGACCAAAG CCTGGGAGTGCCCACCGGCCGTGGCAGTCCTACTTTGACCTGATCCTCGTGGATGCCCGAAAACCCCTCTTCTTTGGGGAGGGCACCGTGTTGCGGCAGGTGGACACG GTGACCGGGAAGCTGAAGATTGGTACCTACACTGGCCCACTGCAGCATGGCATCGTGTACTCTGGAG GCTCCTCAGACACAGTCTGTGACCTGCTGGGGGCCAAAGGGAAGGATATCTTGTACATCGGAGACCACATCTTTGGGGACATCCTCAAATCCAAGAAGCGCCAGGGCTGGAGGACCTTCCTGGTGATCCCCGAGCTGGCGCAGGAGCTGCACGTCTGGACTGACAAAAGCG CCctttttgaagagctgcagagccTGGACATTTTCTTGGCCGAGTTATACAA GCATCTGGACAGTAGCAGCAATGAACGCCCTGACATCAGCTCCATCCAGAGACGCATTAAG AAAGTGACCCACGACATGGACATGTGCTACGGGATGATGGGCAGCCTCTTCCGCAGCGGCTCCCGGCAGACGTTGTTTGCCAGCCAGGTGATGCGCTACGCCGACCTCTACGCAGCCTCCTTCATCAACCTCCTCTACTACCCCTTCAGCTACCTCTTCAGAGCCGCGCACGTCCTG ATGCCACACGAGTCCACGGTAGAGCACACGCACGTTGACATCAACGAGAAGGAGTCGCCGATGGCCACGCGCAATCGCACCTCAGTGGATTTTAAAGATTCCGACTACAAGCGGCATCAACTGACCCGCTCCATCAGTGAGATCAAACCGCCCAACCTCTTCCCCCAGGCACCTCAGGAAATCACACACTGCCACGATGAAGATGacgatgaggaagaggaggaggaggaagaagaggaggaagaggaataa
- the NT5C2 gene encoding cytosolic purine 5'-nucleotidase isoform X7: MNEVGKVFLVTNSDYKYTDKIMTYLFDFPHGPKPGSAHRPWQSYFDLILVDARKPLFFGEGTVLRQVDTVTGKLKIGTYTGPLQHGIVYSGGSSDTVCDLLGAKGKDILYIGDHIFGDILKSKKRQGWRTFLVIPELAQELHVWTDKSALFEELQSLDIFLAELYKHLDSSSNERPDISSIQRRIKKVTHDMDMCYGMMGSLFRSGSRQTLFASQVMRYADLYAASFINLLYYPFSYLFRAAHVLMPHESTVEHTHVDINEKESPMATRNRTSVDFKDSDYKRHQLTRSISEIKPPNLFPQAPQEITHCHDEDDDEEEEEEEEEEEEE; the protein is encoded by the exons ATGAATGAAGTCGGAAAGGTGTTCCTGGTCACAAACAGCGACTACAAATATACAGAT aaaatTATGACCTACTTGTTTGACTTTCCACATGGACCAAAG CCTGGGAGTGCCCACCGGCCGTGGCAGTCCTACTTTGACCTGATCCTCGTGGATGCCCGAAAACCCCTCTTCTTTGGGGAGGGCACCGTGTTGCGGCAGGTGGACACG GTGACCGGGAAGCTGAAGATTGGTACCTACACTGGCCCACTGCAGCATGGCATCGTGTACTCTGGAG GCTCCTCAGACACAGTCTGTGACCTGCTGGGGGCCAAAGGGAAGGATATCTTGTACATCGGAGACCACATCTTTGGGGACATCCTCAAATCCAAGAAGCGCCAGGGCTGGAGGACCTTCCTGGTGATCCCCGAGCTGGCGCAGGAGCTGCACGTCTGGACTGACAAAAGCG CCctttttgaagagctgcagagccTGGACATTTTCTTGGCCGAGTTATACAA GCATCTGGACAGTAGCAGCAATGAACGCCCTGACATCAGCTCCATCCAGAGACGCATTAAG AAAGTGACCCACGACATGGACATGTGCTACGGGATGATGGGCAGCCTCTTCCGCAGCGGCTCCCGGCAGACGTTGTTTGCCAGCCAGGTGATGCGCTACGCCGACCTCTACGCAGCCTCCTTCATCAACCTCCTCTACTACCCCTTCAGCTACCTCTTCAGAGCCGCGCACGTCCTG ATGCCACACGAGTCCACGGTAGAGCACACGCACGTTGACATCAACGAGAAGGAGTCGCCGATGGCCACGCGCAATCGCACCTCAGTGGATTTTAAAGATTCCGACTACAAGCGGCATCAACTGACCCGCTCCATCAGTGAGATCAAACCGCCCAACCTCTTCCCCCAGGCACCTCAGGAAATCACACACTGCCACGATGAAGATGacgatgaggaagaggaggaggaggaagaagaggaggaagaggaataa